From the Pseudomonas sp. Teo4 genome, the window GCCGCATTGTCCGCTGGCTGGCGCTGAGCAAACGCCCCCCAGAACACGCCGATCACCGCGGCCCCCTTGAGCAATACCAGGTTCGCTGCCAGCTGAGGGATGGTGCCGCTGGCAAAGCCCACCACCAGCAACCGACCGTTCCAGGCCAGACCCCGCACCGCCTGTTCAAACAGTTCACCACCCACTGGGTCGTAGATCACATCCACACCCTGGCCGCCGGTCAACCGCTTGATCTCATCCTTCAGGCTGGCCTTGCTGTAGTCGATCACTTCATCTGCGCCGGCCGCCTTGGCCACGGCGAGTTTTTCGGCGCTGCTGGCTGCCGCAATCACCTTGGCCCCCATGGCCTTGCCGATTTCCAGCGCAGCGAGGCCGACGCCCCCGGATGCGCCCAGCACCAGCAGGGTTTCGCCGGGCTGCAACTGCCCGCGCTGTTTGAGCGCATGCATCGAGGTGCCGTAGGTCATGCCGAAGGCAGCGGCGATCGGGAAGTCCATGCCCTGTGGAATCGGCATGACGTTGTAGAAAGGCACCGCCACCTGTTCGGCGAAGGCGCCCCAGCCGGTCAGTGCCATGACTCGGTCACCGACCTTGAACGCGCCGGCCTTCTCGCCCACTGCTGCCACCACGCCAGCGGCCTCGCCACCGGGGGAGAAGGGCAGCGGAGGCTGGAACTGGTACTTGCCTTCGATGATCAGGGTGTCGGGGAAGTTGACCCCGGCCGCTTGCACGTCGAGCAGAATTTCGTTCTTCTTCGGCACCGGGCTGGCCACTTCCTCCAATACCAGGTCGCTGGCGGGGCCCAGGGTTTTGCACAGCACAGCTTTCATCGGGGCTATTCCTTTGCGTGTGGTGGCCGATAAGTGTAGGAGGACCGCCTGCCTGGTCAACGAGCATGGCCTGCCCTGATGGGTTGGCATAAGCCTGGGCTTGGGTTTGAGCGGCGGGCTGGGTA encodes:
- a CDS encoding NADPH:quinone oxidoreductase family protein, with protein sequence MKAVLCKTLGPASDLVLEEVASPVPKKNEILLDVQAAGVNFPDTLIIEGKYQFQPPLPFSPGGEAAGVVAAVGEKAGAFKVGDRVMALTGWGAFAEQVAVPFYNVMPIPQGMDFPIAAAFGMTYGTSMHALKQRGQLQPGETLLVLGASGGVGLAALEIGKAMGAKVIAAASSAEKLAVAKAAGADEVIDYSKASLKDEIKRLTGGQGVDVIYDPVGGELFEQAVRGLAWNGRLLVVGFASGTIPQLAANLVLLKGAAVIGVFWGAFAQRQPADNAANFQQLFAWHAEGKLKPLVSQTYPLAEAGAAIERLGQRQAVGKLVVLAR